In uncultured Fusobacterium sp., a genomic segment contains:
- the cbiD gene encoding cobalt-precorrin-5B (C(1))-methyltransferase CbiD, whose translation MAEELKCGYTTGSCSAIGVKAGLEALLNNNYLEEVDFVTLNGQSIRVPIYRLRVRKNFVSVAVTKYAGDDPDVTNGIQICTKIKLVDELPNIERGIYFKNFVLVGGRGVGKVTKLGLQAEVGKSAINPGPQKMIEEIADKFLEEKGKKAVITIYVPEGIEKSKKTFNPKLGIERGISILGSTGIVKPMSEEALKDSMFVELKVLRMAKDRDWCIFTFGNYSKNYCEKLGLDLEQTIVISNYAGFMIDSAVKLGFKKILFLGHIGKAIKIAGGIFNTHSRVADARVEIMGANAFLCGESPENIHKILESNTVEEACDYIEKKEFFPFIANKVKKRVEEYSRGELECEVLLFSFKGETLGYSENFYKMAGELAEKN comes from the coding sequence ATGGCTGAAGAATTAAAGTGTGGCTATACCACAGGTAGTTGTTCTGCTATTGGTGTAAAGGCTGGATTAGAAGCTCTTTTAAATAATAATTATCTAGAGGAAGTAGATTTTGTAACCTTAAATGGACAAAGTATAAGAGTTCCTATATACAGACTAAGAGTTAGAAAAAATTTTGTAAGTGTAGCTGTAACTAAGTATGCTGGAGATGATCCAGATGTTACTAATGGAATACAAATCTGCACTAAGATAAAGTTAGTAGATGAACTTCCTAATATAGAGAGAGGAATATATTTTAAAAACTTTGTATTAGTTGGAGGAAGAGGAGTAGGAAAAGTAACAAAACTTGGACTCCAAGCAGAAGTTGGAAAATCAGCTATAAATCCTGGACCTCAAAAAATGATTGAGGAAATAGCAGATAAATTTTTAGAGGAGAAGGGAAAGAAAGCTGTTATTACTATATATGTTCCAGAGGGGATAGAGAAATCTAAAAAAACTTTTAATCCAAAACTTGGAATAGAGAGAGGAATTTCTATTTTAGGATCTACTGGAATAGTTAAACCTATGAGTGAAGAGGCACTAAAAGATTCTATGTTTGTAGAATTGAAAGTTTTAAGAATGGCAAAGGATAGAGATTGGTGTATATTTACTTTTGGAAATTATAGTAAAAACTATTGTGAAAAACTTGGATTAGATTTAGAACAGACAATAGTTATTAGTAACTATGCTGGATTTATGATAGATTCTGCTGTAAAACTTGGTTTTAAAAAGATTCTTTTCTTAGGACATATAGGAAAGGCTATAAAAATAGCTGGAGGAATATTCAATACCCATAGTAGAGTTGCTGATGCTCGTGTAGAGATAATGGGAGCTAATGCTTTTCTATGTGGAGAGAGTCCAGAAAATATCCATAAAATCTTAGAGTCTAATACTGTGGAAGAAGCTTGTGACTACATAGAGAAAAAAGAGTTTTTCCCATTTATAGCTAATAAAGTTAAAAAAAGAGTGGAAGAGTATTCTAGAGGAGAGTTGGAGTGTGAAGTTTTACTTTTCTCTTTTAAAGGAGAGACCCTTGGATATAGTGAGAACTTTTACAAGATGGCAGGTGAGTTAGCTGAAAAAAATTAA
- a CDS encoding cobalt-precorrin-6A reductase — translation MIWVIGGTKDSRDFLEKIVNSTTDIIVTTATEYGGKLLEKLPLKVVCKKLTYPMMLDFVKSEGIDKIIDLSHPYAMEVSQNALNVSKEMEIEYFRFEREEISLLPQKYSEFDNIEELIKYVEGVEGNILVTLGSNNIPHFSQLKNLNNCYFRILPKWDMVKKCEDVGILPKNIIAMQGPFSKNMNKAMIEQFNIKYLITKQAGDTGGEKEKIESADEMGVEVIFLTRPKIEYPNCYNNIDNLIEAIKNL, via the coding sequence ATGATTTGGGTAATTGGTGGTACTAAAGATTCAAGAGATTTTCTTGAAAAAATAGTAAATAGTACTACTGATATTATTGTGACAACAGCTACAGAGTATGGAGGAAAACTTTTAGAAAAATTACCTTTAAAAGTTGTATGTAAAAAACTTACTTACCCTATGATGTTAGATTTTGTAAAAAGTGAGGGGATAGATAAAATTATAGATCTATCTCACCCTTATGCTATGGAAGTTTCACAAAATGCTCTCAATGTAAGTAAAGAGATGGAAATAGAATATTTTAGATTTGAGAGAGAGGAAATCTCTCTTCTCCCTCAAAAATATAGTGAATTTGATAATATAGAAGAGCTTATAAAATATGTAGAGGGAGTAGAGGGAAATATTTTGGTTACCCTTGGAAGTAATAATATTCCACATTTTTCTCAGCTAAAAAATTTAAATAATTGTTATTTTAGAATTTTACCTAAATGGGATATGGTAAAAAAGTGTGAAGATGTTGGGATACTTCCTAAAAATATCATTGCTATGCAGGGACCTTTTAGCAAAAATATGAATAAAGCAATGATAGAACAATTTAATATAAAATACTTGATAACTAAGCAAGCTGGAGATACAGGGGGAGAAAAAGAAAAAATTGAATCTGCTGATGAAATGGGAGTAGAGGTAATATTTCTTACTCGTCCTAAGATAGAGTATCCAAATTGTTATAATAATATTGATAACTTAATAGAAGCAATCAAAAATTTATAG
- a CDS encoding cobyrinate a,c-diamide synthase, whose product MKGFMIAGVSSGIGKTTVSMGLMSLFENVSPFKVGPDYIDPGFHQFVTGNRSYNLDIFMMGEEGVKYSFYKHHKDISIVEGVMGLYDGLDHTLDNNSSAHISRVLNLPVILIVNGGGKSTSIAAEVLGYKMLDSRVNIAGVIINKTTEAMYKHYKEAIEKFADVECIGYLPKEESLSVSSRHLGLLQAEEIDDLKDKSKKLKEILQKTIDVKRLLEIAELGEREYVANPFENLKDRYKGLKVGVAKDKAFSFYYNDNLELMEDLGMELIPFSPINDKNIPEVDLLYFGGGYPENYSKELSNNKTMLESIREFYQKGGKIYGECGGFMYLSSGIKLLDESYFPMCGIIKCSVEMRNILDISRFGYISLYEDENFVGKGHEFHYSKIYKIEDESREYRAVKPNGKEWACVFRSKNCRAGYPHIHFFKSLEYLDEIVME is encoded by the coding sequence ATGAAAGGTTTTATGATAGCTGGAGTAAGTAGTGGAATTGGAAAAACTACTGTGTCTATGGGGCTTATGTCACTATTTGAAAATGTATCCCCTTTTAAAGTTGGTCCAGATTATATTGATCCTGGATTTCATCAATTTGTAACAGGAAACAGGAGTTATAACTTAGATATATTTATGATGGGAGAAGAGGGAGTTAAATATAGTTTTTATAAACATCATAAAGATATATCAATAGTAGAAGGAGTAATGGGATTGTATGATGGATTAGATCATACTTTAGATAATAATAGTTCAGCTCATATTTCAAGGGTATTAAATCTTCCTGTTATTTTGATAGTTAATGGTGGAGGAAAAAGTACGAGTATAGCAGCAGAAGTACTTGGTTATAAAATGTTAGATTCTAGGGTAAATATAGCTGGGGTAATTATTAATAAAACCACAGAAGCTATGTATAAACATTATAAAGAAGCAATAGAAAAATTTGCTGATGTTGAGTGTATAGGATATCTACCTAAAGAGGAAAGTTTAAGTGTGTCAAGTAGACATCTTGGATTATTACAAGCTGAAGAGATAGATGATCTAAAAGATAAATCTAAGAAATTAAAAGAGATTTTACAAAAAACAATTGATGTAAAAAGACTTTTAGAAATAGCTGAACTTGGAGAGAGAGAATATGTAGCTAATCCTTTTGAAAATTTAAAAGATAGATACAAGGGATTAAAAGTTGGAGTAGCTAAAGATAAAGCTTTTAGTTTTTACTACAATGATAATCTTGAATTGATGGAAGATTTAGGAATGGAATTAATTCCCTTTTCTCCCATAAATGATAAAAATATACCTGAGGTAGATCTATTATACTTTGGGGGAGGTTATCCAGAGAACTACTCTAAAGAACTTTCTAATAATAAAACTATGTTAGAGAGTATAAGGGAGTTTTATCAAAAAGGTGGAAAAATCTATGGAGAGTGTGGAGGATTTATGTATCTTTCCTCTGGAATAAAACTTTTAGATGAAAGTTATTTTCCTATGTGTGGCATTATAAAATGTAGTGTTGAAATGAGAAATATACTTGATATTTCAAGATTTGGTTATATTTCTCTATATGAAGATGAAAACTTTGTAGGAAAAGGGCATGAGTTTCATTACTCTAAAATCTATAAAATAGAAGATGAAAGTAGAGAGTATAGAGCTGTAAAACCTAACGGAAAAGAGTGGGCTTGTGTTTTTAGAAGTAAAAATTGTAGAGCTGGGTACCCTCATATACACTTCTTTAAGAGTTTGGAGTATTTGGATGAGATAGTTATGGAGTAA
- a CDS encoding DUF3226 domain-containing protein, producing MMRNILFVCEGSTEIFLLYKILEKEFKIRINESLKDNGNLVIKKIDDMESLIVEFAQTSDISIFIGNLDGETNLSDYITELCENRFFYNLDRILFLMDADFSSGEDTGFERTKKAIEREKEKLKINEELKVDYYIMPNNERDGMSETLLVDILKCKEITSYIKDEVIPKVKTLEGQEIKNEEKSRFMMIAATQNPLRATASSFISSCYNKFDKTHVDFIKLKNFIKKGLGM from the coding sequence ATGATGAGAAATATATTATTTGTATGTGAGGGGAGTACAGAGATATTTTTATTATATAAGATATTGGAAAAAGAGTTCAAAATAAGAATAAATGAAAGTTTAAAAGATAATGGAAATCTTGTTATAAAAAAGATTGATGATATGGAGTCTTTAATAGTTGAATTTGCTCAAACTAGTGATATAAGTATATTTATTGGAAATTTAGATGGAGAAACTAATTTAAGTGACTATATAACAGAGTTATGTGAAAATAGATTTTTTTATAACTTAGATAGAATACTGTTTCTTATGGATGCAGACTTTTCTTCTGGAGAAGATACAGGATTTGAAAGAACTAAAAAGGCTATTGAAAGAGAGAAAGAAAAATTAAAAATAAATGAAGAGTTAAAAGTAGATTATTATATTATGCCTAATAATGAAAGAGATGGAATGAGTGAAACTTTACTTGTAGATATTTTAAAATGCAAAGAAATAACTTCCTATATAAAAGATGAGGTTATTCCTAAAGTAAAAACTTTAGAGGGGCAAGAGATAAAAAATGAAGAAAAAAGTCGTTTTATGATGATAGCTGCTACTCAAAATCCATTGAGAGCTACTGCTTCCTCTTTTATTTCTAGTTGTTATAATAAATTTGATAAAACACATGTAGATTTTATTAAGTTAAAAAATTTTATAAAAAAAGGCTTAGGTATGTGA
- the cbiE gene encoding precorrin-6y C5,15-methyltransferase (decarboxylating) subunit CbiE — translation MKKINIVGLGPGNIDYITKGGIDIIKNCEIAIGGARQLEEISPLLLPSCEKYTLGKLSELIDYINNHRDKNICVIVSGDTGFYSLLSFMRRNYSREELNVIPGISSYQYLFSKIGEVWQDYRLLSVHGREAEYVEIFKKEKGIVLLTDNINTPYVIAKNIYEAGFRDVEIVVGERLSYPDEKITFVNIEEYEKLNREFSMNIVIVRKNH, via the coding sequence CTGAAAAAAATTAACATAGTTGGACTTGGGCCAGGAAATATAGATTATATTACCAAAGGTGGTATAGATATTATAAAAAACTGTGAAATTGCAATAGGAGGAGCTAGACAACTAGAGGAAATCTCCCCTCTACTCCTACCTAGTTGTGAGAAATATACTTTAGGAAAACTATCTGAACTGATAGATTATATAAATAATCATAGAGATAAAAATATCTGTGTAATAGTATCTGGAGATACAGGTTTTTATAGCTTACTTAGTTTTATGAGGAGAAACTACTCAAGAGAGGAGCTAAATGTAATTCCTGGAATCTCATCTTATCAGTATCTTTTTTCTAAAATAGGAGAGGTATGGCAAGATTATAGACTTTTAAGTGTTCATGGAAGAGAAGCTGAATATGTAGAGATATTTAAAAAAGAGAAGGGAATAGTCCTACTTACTGATAATATAAACACTCCCTATGTAATAGCTAAAAATATCTATGAAGCTGGATTTAGAGATGTTGAGATCGTAGTAGGAGAGAGACTTTCCTATCCAGATGAAAAAATAACCTTTGTAAATATTGAAGAGTATGAGAAACTTAATAGAGAGTTTTCTATGAATATAGTAATAGTGAGAAAAAATCATTAA
- the cobM gene encoding precorrin-4 C(11)-methyltransferase: MEKVFFIGAGPGDPELITVKGQRIVKEADIIIYAGSLVPREVIDCHKEGAEIYNSASMTLEEVMEVTINGIKAGKKVARVHTGDPAIFGAHREQMDVLDEHGIEYEVIPGVSSFLASAAAVKKEFTLPSVSQTVICTRLEGRTPVPEGESLESLATHRASMAIFLSVHMIGDVVKRLATSYPMTTPIAVVQRASWPDQKIVVGTLETIEAQVKEAGISKTAQILVGDFLGNEYEKSKLYDKTFTHEFRKGIE, from the coding sequence ATGGAAAAAGTTTTCTTTATAGGAGCAGGACCTGGAGACCCAGAATTAATAACAGTTAAAGGACAAAGAATAGTAAAAGAAGCAGATATAATTATATATGCAGGCTCATTAGTTCCTAGAGAGGTAATTGATTGTCATAAAGAGGGAGCAGAGATTTATAACTCAGCTTCAATGACTTTAGAAGAGGTAATGGAAGTTACTATAAATGGAATAAAAGCAGGAAAAAAAGTTGCTAGAGTTCATACTGGAGACCCAGCAATATTTGGAGCTCATAGAGAACAAATGGACGTCTTAGATGAACATGGAATAGAGTATGAGGTAATCCCAGGAGTAAGTTCATTCTTAGCTTCTGCTGCTGCTGTAAAAAAAGAGTTTACCCTACCTTCTGTTTCTCAAACTGTAATCTGTACAAGATTAGAGGGAAGAACTCCTGTACCAGAGGGAGAATCTTTAGAGAGTCTTGCTACTCATAGAGCATCTATGGCAATATTCTTATCAGTTCATATGATAGGAGATGTAGTAAAAAGACTTGCTACTTCTTATCCAATGACTACTCCAATAGCTGTTGTACAAAGAGCAAGTTGGCCAGATCAAAAAATTGTAGTGGGAACTTTAGAAACAATAGAAGCTCAAGTTAAAGAGGCTGGAATATCTAAAACAGCTCAAATTTTAGTTGGAGATTTCTTAGGGAACGAGTATGAAAAATCTAAACTATATGACAAAACATTTACTCATGAGTTTAGAAAAGGAATAGAATAA
- a CDS encoding precorrin-8X methylmutase produces MNTYIKVPQDIEKRSFEIIGEELGEKREKFDEKTLPIIKRVIHTTADFEYADLIEFQNGAVENAMEALKNGCKIYCDTNMIVNGLSKLVLGKFNCSAYCLVSDEEVIKEAKERGVTRSIVGMEKAGKDENTKIFLIGNAPTALYQLKEMIEKVEIEKPALVVGVPVGFVGAAESKEAFKELGLPYITINGRKGGSTVAVSILHGILYQMYKREGF; encoded by the coding sequence ATGAATACATATATAAAAGTACCTCAAGATATTGAGAAAAGAAGCTTTGAAATAATAGGAGAAGAGTTAGGAGAAAAGAGAGAAAAATTTGATGAAAAAACTCTTCCAATAATAAAAAGAGTGATACATACAACAGCAGATTTTGAATATGCTGATCTGATAGAGTTTCAAAATGGAGCTGTTGAAAATGCTATGGAAGCTTTGAAAAATGGTTGTAAAATTTACTGTGATACAAATATGATAGTAAACGGACTTAGTAAATTAGTTTTAGGAAAATTTAATTGTTCAGCTTACTGCTTAGTTTCTGATGAGGAAGTTATAAAAGAGGCAAAAGAAAGAGGAGTGACTCGTTCAATAGTTGGTATGGAGAAAGCTGGAAAAGATGAGAATACTAAAATTTTCTTAATTGGAAATGCCCCAACAGCTTTATATCAATTAAAAGAGATGATTGAAAAAGTTGAAATAGAAAAACCAGCTTTAGTTGTAGGAGTTCCTGTGGGATTTGTAGGAGCAGCTGAATCTAAAGAGGCTTTTAAAGAATTAGGATTACCATATATAACTATAAATGGAAGAAAAGGGGGAAGTACTGTAGCTGTTTCTATTTTACATGGAATACTTTATCAAATGTATAAAAGAGAGGGATTTTAA
- the cbiG gene encoding cobalt-precorrin 5A hydrolase, which produces MRLAIWSVTRGAGRVAKKIGEKLGGDIYTLKKFNIDETIQIENFTEELATKFNGYDGHIFIMATGIVIRKIAPLIKSKDIDPAVLVIDEGENFVISLLSGHIGGANDLTYKVARTCSLLPIITTSSDVTGKIAIDTLAEKLNCEMESLKKAKELTSLIVDNKNVEILLPKNVKVGEGENSSGVVVVSNKKNIDIMRLYPKNIIIGIGCRRGTTKEDIKKAVEEVMEKHNLAYESIKKIATVDVKADEVGLIDFAGELKKELIIISREDIKKVEDRFKGSDFVKKQIGVSCVSEPCALLASNGNGKFLEQKHIYNGITISIYEEKFGDE; this is translated from the coding sequence ATGAGATTAGCTATATGGAGTGTAACAAGAGGAGCAGGAAGAGTAGCTAAAAAAATTGGTGAAAAACTTGGTGGAGATATATATACTCTGAAAAAATTTAATATAGATGAAACTATACAGATAGAAAATTTTACTGAAGAGTTGGCAACTAAATTTAATGGCTATGATGGACATATATTCATAATGGCTACAGGGATAGTTATTAGAAAGATAGCTCCCCTTATAAAGAGTAAAGATATTGACCCAGCTGTACTGGTAATAGATGAGGGAGAGAATTTTGTAATCTCCCTTCTATCTGGGCATATTGGTGGAGCTAATGATTTAACTTATAAGGTTGCTCGAACTTGTTCTTTACTCCCAATTATAACAACAAGTTCAGATGTTACAGGAAAGATAGCTATAGATACATTAGCAGAGAAATTAAATTGTGAAATGGAGTCTTTAAAAAAAGCTAAGGAATTAACTTCTCTTATAGTTGACAATAAAAATGTTGAAATTTTACTTCCTAAAAATGTAAAAGTAGGAGAAGGGGAAAATTCTTCTGGGGTAGTAGTAGTTTCAAATAAAAAAAATATAGATATAATGAGATTATATCCTAAGAATATTATTATAGGTATTGGTTGTAGAAGAGGAACAACTAAAGAGGATATAAAAAAAGCTGTAGAAGAAGTTATGGAAAAACATAATTTAGCCTATGAAAGTATTAAAAAGATTGCTACTGTAGATGTTAAAGCTGATGAAGTAGGATTAATTGACTTTGCTGGAGAATTAAAAAAGGAACTTATAATTATTTCTCGTGAAGATATAAAAAAAGTAGAGGATAGATTTAAAGGTTCTGACTTTGTAAAAAAACAGATAGGAGTAAGCTGTGTTTCAGAACCTTGTGCTCTATTAGCTTCTAATGGCAATGGAAAATTTTTAGAACAAAAACATATATATAATGGAATAACAATATCAATTTATGAGGAGAAATTTGGAGATGAATAA
- the cbiT gene encoding precorrin-6Y C5,15-methyltransferase (decarboxylating) subunit CbiT, giving the protein MHIYDKEFVQRELPMTKQEVRAVTVAKLQLKPDSIVIDVGAGTGTIGIECATYLTSGKVIGIEKEEKGLDTIRENVKKFNLTNYELIHGRAPENIPNISYDRMFVGGSTGSMRNILEHFIKYSTDDARLVINTITLESLNDTMSLLKEYGFKDIEVVNMMVSRGKKVGPYTMMYGENPIYIITVEKAF; this is encoded by the coding sequence TTGCATATATATGATAAAGAGTTTGTTCAAAGGGAACTCCCTATGACAAAGCAAGAGGTAAGAGCTGTAACTGTGGCAAAACTTCAATTAAAACCTGATTCAATTGTAATTGATGTGGGAGCAGGAACAGGAACAATAGGTATAGAGTGTGCTACCTATCTTACATCTGGTAAGGTAATTGGAATTGAAAAAGAGGAAAAAGGTTTAGATACAATTAGAGAGAATGTAAAAAAGTTCAATCTAACTAATTATGAACTGATACATGGAAGAGCTCCAGAAAATATTCCAAATATATCTTATGATAGAATGTTTGTAGGTGGTTCAACAGGAAGTATGAGAAATATCTTAGAACACTTTATAAAATATTCTACAGATGATGCTAGATTAGTAATAAATACTATAACTTTAGAAAGTTTAAATGATACTATGTCACTGCTTAAAGAGTATGGTTTTAAAGATATAGAAGTAGTAAATATGATGGTATCAAGAGGTAAGAAAGTAGGACCTTATACAATGATGTATGGGGAAAATCCTATTTATATAATAACAGTGGAAAAAGCTTTTTGA
- a CDS encoding GNAT family N-acetyltransferase has product MFIKRLNIEDVESFLHLRLNLFYELQEIERNDDVEKLKNSTMEYYLKNIDKTLITYGVIEKDKIVSIGSLCLFERIPYIENLSGKEGYILNIYTLPEYRKKGYGKEITKKLIEYSKDIGIKRLWLNTSNEGKKLYSKLGFKNKENKMEIFL; this is encoded by the coding sequence ATGTTTATAAAAAGATTAAATATTGAAGATGTGGAGAGTTTTTTACACTTGAGATTAAATCTTTTCTATGAGTTACAAGAGATAGAAAGAAATGATGATGTTGAGAAATTGAAAAACTCTACTATGGAGTACTATCTAAAAAATATTGATAAAACTTTGATAACTTATGGAGTAATAGAAAAAGATAAAATAGTAAGTATAGGTTCTTTATGTTTATTTGAAAGAATCCCTTATATAGAAAATCTTTCTGGGAAAGAGGGATATATATTAAATATCTACACTCTTCCAGAGTATAGAAAAAAAGGTTATGGTAAAGAGATAACAAAAAAACTTATAGAATATTCTAAAGATATTGGAATAAAAAGGTTATGGTTAAATACAAGTAATGAGGGAAAGAAACTTTATAGTAAACTTGGATTTAAAAATAAAGAAAATAAGATGGAAATATTTTTATAA
- a CDS encoding AAA family ATPase, translating to MIESISVKNYRGIENLELNNFKRYNFFVGDNSSCKTTLLEAIFSSTISNLSGIIVSTNSKGEILKSENINSLFYNADSSNEIEFVLNNSIKTRIRIENFYNNQSINLENLRNKDNLKFLYNIVKEVNEKKELDLDILINEKFQYIEKQNIITEEFNKYSTVDKTGVFISPFTKYLNTTAQTIKKLIEDKQKNKLLEVLNIFEKDIDDIVSDGTQILLSKKNIKKMLPISSFGNGLSSILDIVASLITVNSSYIFIDEIETGIHYLNYEKFIKALIGISESKDIQLFMTTHSKEFLEIFYRELDKNSEDICLYRFQKIKDKLSKVYYPKERAINAMKNGWDIR from the coding sequence ATGATAGAATCAATATCAGTAAAAAATTATAGAGGAATAGAAAATTTAGAATTAAATAATTTTAAAAGATATAATTTTTTTGTTGGAGATAATAGTAGTTGTAAAACAACTTTATTAGAAGCAATATTTTCTTCTACTATTTCTAATCTATCTGGGATTATAGTTTCTACTAACTCTAAAGGTGAAATATTAAAAAGTGAAAATATAAATAGTTTATTTTATAACGCAGATTCTAGTAATGAAATAGAGTTTGTTTTAAATAATAGTATTAAAACTAGAATAAGGATAGAAAATTTTTATAATAATCAATCAATTAATTTGGAAAATTTAAGAAACAAAGATAATTTAAAGTTTTTATATAATATTGTGAAAGAAGTAAATGAAAAAAAAGAATTAGATTTAGATATTTTAATAAATGAAAAATTTCAGTATATAGAAAAACAAAATATAATTACTGAAGAGTTTAATAAATATTCTACAGTAGATAAAACAGGAGTTTTTATTTCTCCTTTTACAAAATACCTTAATACTACTGCTCAAACAATAAAAAAACTTATAGAGGATAAACAAAAAAATAAATTACTAGAAGTTTTAAATATTTTTGAAAAAGATATAGATGATATAGTTTCAGATGGAACACAGATTTTACTTAGTAAAAAAAATATAAAAAAAATGCTTCCTATTTCCTCATTTGGAAATGGATTATCTTCAATTTTGGATATAGTAGCTTCTTTAATTACTGTTAATTCAAGCTATATATTTATTGATGAGATTGAAACGGGAATACACTATTTAAACTATGAAAAATTTATAAAGGCTTTGATAGGAATTAGTGAAAGCAAAGATATTCAACTATTTATGACAACACATTCTAAGGAGTTTTTAGAAATATTTTATAGGGAATTAGACAAAAATTCAGAAGATATCTGCCTATATAGATTTCAAAAGATAAAAGATAAATTAAGTAAAGTTTATTATCCTAAAGAAAGAGCTATAAATGCTATGAAAAATGGGTGGGATATTAGATGA
- the cobI gene encoding precorrin-2 C(20)-methyltransferase — MTNKFYGIGVGVGDPEQLTIKAVNALKKLDVVIVPEAKKAEGSTAYEIAKEYLKKDIEIVFMEFPMLKNPLDRVEGRKANTRVVEKLLDEGKNVGFLTIGDSMTYSTYVYLLENMQDKYKSQVVTIPGISSFADMSSRFNFPIVMGDESLKIVSINDNTDIEKELKDSENIVFMKVMRNFDKLKEALIKTNNMNNVIMVSNSGKETEQVFYDISNLTKEDIPYFTTMIFKKGGFEEWKKFSL; from the coding sequence ATGACAAATAAATTTTATGGAATAGGGGTAGGAGTAGGTGACCCTGAGCAACTAACAATAAAAGCTGTAAACGCATTAAAAAAATTGGATGTAGTAATAGTACCAGAAGCTAAAAAAGCTGAAGGAAGTACTGCTTATGAGATAGCTAAAGAGTATTTAAAAAAGGATATAGAGATAGTATTTATGGAATTTCCTATGTTAAAAAATCCATTAGATAGAGTAGAAGGAAGAAAGGCAAATACAAGAGTAGTTGAAAAACTATTAGATGAAGGAAAAAATGTAGGATTTCTTACAATAGGAGATTCTATGACATATAGTACATATGTATATTTATTAGAAAATATGCAGGATAAATATAAATCACAAGTTGTAACTATTCCAGGAATTTCATCTTTTGCAGATATGTCTTCAAGATTTAATTTTCCAATAGTTATGGGAGATGAGTCTTTAAAAATAGTATCTATCAATGATAACACAGATATAGAAAAAGAATTAAAAGATAGTGAAAATATTGTATTTATGAAAGTTATGAGAAATTTTGATAAATTGAAAGAAGCACTTATAAAAACAAATAATATGAATAATGTAATTATGGTATCAAATAGTGGAAAAGAGACAGAACAAGTTTTTTATGACATCTCTAATTTAACAAAAGAAGATATTCCATATTTTACTACTATGATTTTCAAAAAAGGAGGATTTGAAGAATGGAAAAAGTTTTCTTTATAG
- the cobJ gene encoding precorrin-3B C(17)-methyltransferase: MNKGKIYVVGIGPGNMEDISVRAYRVLKNVDIIAGYITYVDLVKDEFKEKEFYVSGMKKEIDRCEKVLELAKEGKTVALISSGDAGIYGMAGIMIEVALGSGIEVEVVPGITSSVAGAALVGAPLMHDQAVISLSDLLTDWDVITKRIDRASEGDFVISLYNPKSKGRTEQIVEAREIMLRHKAPTTPVALLRHVGREDQNYTLTNLEEMLTHEIDMFTVVIVGNSKTYIKEGRMITPRGYHL, translated from the coding sequence ATGAATAAAGGTAAAATATATGTGGTAGGAATTGGACCAGGAAATATGGAGGATATAAGTGTAAGAGCTTATAGAGTTCTTAAAAATGTAGATATAATAGCTGGTTATATAACATATGTAGACTTAGTTAAAGATGAATTTAAAGAAAAAGAGTTCTATGTATCTGGAATGAAAAAAGAGATAGATAGATGTGAAAAAGTTTTAGAATTAGCTAAAGAGGGTAAAACAGTGGCTCTAATCAGTAGTGGAGATGCTGGTATCTATGGTATGGCAGGAATAATGATAGAGGTAGCACTAGGAAGTGGAATAGAGGTAGAAGTTGTTCCAGGAATTACATCTTCAGTAGCTGGAGCTGCTCTTGTTGGAGCTCCTCTTATGCATGACCAAGCTGTAATAAGCTTAAGTGACCTACTTACTGATTGGGATGTTATTACTAAGAGAATAGATAGAGCTAGTGAGGGAGATTTTGTAATCTCTCTATACAATCCAAAAAGTAAAGGAAGAACTGAACAAATAGTTGAAGCTAGAGAAATAATGTTAAGACACAAAGCTCCAACAACTCCAGTAGCTTTATTAAGACATGTAGGAAGAGAGGATCAAAACTATACATTAACTAACTTAGAAGAGATGTTAACTCATGAGATAGATATGTTTACAGTAGTAATAGTTGGAAACTCTAAAACATATATTAAAGAGGGTAGAATGATAACTCCTAGAGGATATCATCTATGA